A window of the Gossypium hirsutum isolate 1008001.06 chromosome A05, Gossypium_hirsutum_v2.1, whole genome shotgun sequence genome harbors these coding sequences:
- the LOC107951396 gene encoding serine/threonine-protein kinase Aurora-1, producing the protein MAIAQTNSQQQEKVSSEASAGEKKRWTLSDFDIGKPLGRGKFGHVYLAREKRSNHIVALKVLFKSQLQQSQVEHQLRREVEIQSHLRHPNILRLYGYFYDQKRVYLILEYAAKGELYKELQKCKYFSERRAATYVASLARALIYCHGKHVIHRDIKPENLLIGAQGELKIADFGWSVHTFNRRRTMCGTLDYLPPEMVESVEHDASVDIWSLGVLCYEFLYGVPPFEAQEHSDTYRRIVQVDLKFPTKPIVSSAAKDLISQMLVKDSSQRLPLHKLLEHPWIVQNADPSGIYKA; encoded by the exons ATGGCGATCGCTCAGACCAACTCTCAACAACAAGAGAAG GTTTCTTCAGAGGCTTCAGCAGGcgaaaagaaaagatggacgcttAGCGATTTTGACATTGGAAAGCCGCTTGGACGAGGCAAGTTTGGTCACGTTTATCTAGCTAGAGAAAAGAGG AGCAATCATATTGTAGCACTCAAGGTGCTTTTTAAAAGCCAACTCCAACAATCTCAAGTTGAACATCAGCTACGTCGTGAAGTGGAAATACAAAGTCACCTGCGCCATCCCAATATATTGAGGCTTTACGGTTATTTCTATGATCAG AAACGTGTTTACCTGATACTGGAGTATGCAGCCAAAGGTGAACTTTACAAGGAACTACAGAAATGTAAATACTTCAGTGAAAGACGCGCGGCTACG TATGTTGCATCTTTAGCTCGGGCACTGATTTATTGCCATGGAAAGCATGTAATACACCGAGACATCAAACCTGAGAACTTGTTAATTGGGGCACAG GGTGAACTTAAGATTGCTGATTTTGGATGGTCAGTACACACATTTAACCGTAGGCGGACTATGTGCGGCACGCTTGATTATCTTCCTCCTGAAATGG TTGAAAGTGTAGAGCATGATGCTAGTGTAGACATTTGGAGCCTTGGTGTGTTGTGCTATGAATTCCTATACGGAGTCCCTCCTTTTGAAGCCCAGGAACATTCAGACACTTACCGAAG GATTGTGCAAGTGGATCTCAAGTTCCCTACTAAGCCAATAGTTTCATCTGCAGCTAAGGACCTCATTAGTCAG ATGCTTGTCAAGGATTCTTCACAACGGCTGCCATTGCATAAGCTTCTTGAGCACCCATGGATTGTTCAGAATGCTGACCCATCTGGCATCTATAAAGCttaa
- the LOC107951397 gene encoding derlin-1 isoform X2, with protein MSSPSEFYKSLPPITKAYGTICLMTTVASHLGLYRLENIALIHELVFSEFQVWRLLTNFFFLGNFSMNFGIRLLMIARYGVQLEQGPFQRRTADFLWMMIFGAISLLAFYLPWAMLALDVIFGSPLVPDLMGIIAGHLYYFLTVLHPLAGGRNIISTPRLVHKLVARARLEYPTNARVPQERTTGVAFTGRSYRLNSSTGRGFSLRRFWSS; from the exons atgtcGTCTCCTTCAGA ATTCTACAAATCTCTGCCACCGATCACCAAAGCTTATGGGACCATATGTTTAATGACGACTGTAGCTTCGCATCTGGGACTATATCGACTTGAAAATATTGCATTAATCCATGAATTGGTATTTTCAGAGTTTCAG GTGTGGAGGCTTCTTacaaatttctttttcttgggGAACTTCTCCATGAATTTTGGAATCCGTCTCCTTATGAT TGCTAGGTATGGGGTTCAGCTGGAGCAGGGGCCGTTTCAAAGGCGGACAGCAGATTTTCTCTGGATGATGATCTTTGGAGCTATTTCATTGCTG GCCTTTTATCTACCGTGGGCAATGCTTGCTCTGGATGTTATTTTTGGTTCCCCTCTTGTGCCAGACCTTATGGGGATCATTGCTGGGCACTTATACTACTTTTTAACTGTTCTGCATCCTCTTGCCGGGGGAAGGAACATAATATCAACTCCTAGATTGGt GCATAAACTTGTTGCTCGAGCGAGGCTTGAATATCCAACAAATGCTCGTGTTCCACAAGAGAGGACAACTGGTGTGGCGTTCACGGGGAGGAGTTATCGGTTGAATTCATCCACTGGTCGAGGCTTTAGCTTGAGAAGATTCTGGTCGTCTTGA
- the LOC107951397 gene encoding derlin-1 isoform X1 produces the protein MSSPSEFYKSLPPITKAYGTICLMTTVASHLGLYRLENIALIHELVFSEFQVWRLLTNFFFLGNFSMNFGIRLLMIARYGVQLEQGPFQRRTADFLWMMIFGAISLLALSIVPILRGAFLGISLVFMLLYICSREFPNAQVNIYGLVALKAFYLPWAMLALDVIFGSPLVPDLMGIIAGHLYYFLTVLHPLAGGRNIISTPRLVHKLVARARLEYPTNARVPQERTTGVAFTGRSYRLNSSTGRGFSLRRFWSS, from the exons atgtcGTCTCCTTCAGA ATTCTACAAATCTCTGCCACCGATCACCAAAGCTTATGGGACCATATGTTTAATGACGACTGTAGCTTCGCATCTGGGACTATATCGACTTGAAAATATTGCATTAATCCATGAATTGGTATTTTCAGAGTTTCAG GTGTGGAGGCTTCTTacaaatttctttttcttgggGAACTTCTCCATGAATTTTGGAATCCGTCTCCTTATGAT TGCTAGGTATGGGGTTCAGCTGGAGCAGGGGCCGTTTCAAAGGCGGACAGCAGATTTTCTCTGGATGATGATCTTTGGAGCTATTTCATTGCTG GCATTATCAATTGTTCCAATTTTACGGGGTGCATTTCTTGGCATTTCACTGGTATTCATGCTTCTATACATCTGCAGTAGGGAGTTTCCTAACGCTCAAGTCAATATATATGGACTTGTTGCACTCAAG GCCTTTTATCTACCGTGGGCAATGCTTGCTCTGGATGTTATTTTTGGTTCCCCTCTTGTGCCAGACCTTATGGGGATCATTGCTGGGCACTTATACTACTTTTTAACTGTTCTGCATCCTCTTGCCGGGGGAAGGAACATAATATCAACTCCTAGATTGGt GCATAAACTTGTTGCTCGAGCGAGGCTTGAATATCCAACAAATGCTCGTGTTCCACAAGAGAGGACAACTGGTGTGGCGTTCACGGGGAGGAGTTATCGGTTGAATTCATCCACTGGTCGAGGCTTTAGCTTGAGAAGATTCTGGTCGTCTTGA